The genome window atcatatggttttacttatatatagaacataaggaatagtgtgggAGACTagcggggaagggagggaaaactgagtgggaagaactctgagagggagacaaaccaggagagactctggactctaggaaacaaactgaaggttacaaaAGGCAAAGGGATGCAGGGATGGGGTAGCCAGGTgttaggtattaaggagggcatgcacacatggggcactgggtgttatatgaactaatgaacactacatcaaaaactaatgatgtactatatggtggctaactgaacataataaaaaaagaatagtggcagacacttaactatttttgctttttgagtcaggatttattatttattttttaatttatttttaatttattttcagcataacagtattcattatttttgcaccacacccagtgctccatgcaatccgtgccctctataatacccaccacctgataccccgacCTCTCACTCTCCgacacttcaaaaccctcagattgtttttcagagtccatagtctctcatggttcatcttcccttccaattttccccaactcccttctcctctctaactctctatgtcctccatgctatttgttatgctccacaaataagtgactTATTTTTggaactattattatttttaagtgattctaTGAAAAATAAGTTACTTCCCCATGCATATTCTTATTGTTTAGATGGATTTATTCTTGTCTTACCCTTTAAGGTTTTCTGAAGTGTCAGTAATGAGTAGGACACTTTATATGGCTTCACCCAGCAACTACTCCACTGCTCCAGTTTCTGAATTCCTCCTCATTTGCTTCCCTAACTACCAGAGTTGGCAGCACTGGCTGtccctgcctctcagcctcctcttcctcctggccaTGGGGGCTAATGTCACTCTGCTGATCACCATCTGGCTGGAGGCCTCTCTTCATGAGCCCATGTACTACCTGCTCAGCCTCCTCTCTCTGTTGGACATCATGCTTTGCCTTACTGTCATCCCCAAGGTCCTGGCCATCTTCTGGTTTGACAGTAAATCCATCAGCTTCTCAGCCTGCTTTCTCCAGATGTTCATCATGAATAGTTTTCTGACCATGGAGTCCTGCACATTCATGgtcatggcctatgaccgctatgtggccatctgccatCCACTACGATACCCAACCATCATCACTGACCAATTTGTGATTAAAGCTACGATCTTTGTTGTGGCCCGGAATGGCCTTCTTACTATGCCTATCCCCATACTTTCTTCCCAGCTCAGATATTGTGCAGAGAACATCATCAAGAATTGTATTTGCACTAACCTGTCTGTGTCCAAACTCTCCTGTGATGACATCACCTTCAACCGGCTCTACCAGTTTGTGGCAGGCTGGACCCTACTGGGCTCAGACCTCATCCTTATTGTTCTGTCCTACTCCTTCATCCTGAAAGCTGTGCTAAGGATCAAGGCTGAGGGTGCTATGGCCAAAGCTCTAGGCACTTGTGGTTCCCACTTCATCCTCATCCTCTTCTTCAGCACAGTCCTGCTGGTTCTGGTCATCACTAACGTGGCCAGGAAGAAGATTCCCCCAGATGTTCCGATCCTGCTCAACATCCTGCACCACCTCATCCCCCCAGCTCTGAACCCCATTGTTTATGGTGTGAGAACCAAGGAGATCAAGCAAGGAATCCAGAAGCTGCTGCGAAGGTTGTAAGAGGTAAAAATGGGTGAGAGCTAACCTGGAGAATTGAAATTGATGATGGGGAATAGTTTTCATGATGAATAGGAAATTTAGTTACTTCAGGAATAAGTTTGGATTTTTCATTCTCCAAATTTTCAGTTGATTATTGGGATATTCTTATCCTGACTCCTACTTTCCCTGCACTGACTGGAACCTTAGTTTTTTTGCATTCTGATGTTATCTGGAAATTTCTTTTAACCTCAGCTGTGTGAGAGAGACTTGTCAAGTTATATATAAGTACAGGGTATTAATTAGAGTGAAtctcttttcaaataaagaaacaatagtATTCTAGTCACTTTCAGTtcctctcagtttcctcaattgCTTAATACTTAGATACGTATTAGACCACTTGGTTCTACCTGACACAGTTCCAAATGGTTTTGTGTCATGAATGGATCTCCTGTGAAGTTAAAGAAGTTGGCTCTAAACCTTTGATTCTTACAGTGAGAGAATGATATGTATCACCCACTGCCTCCTGTAAGCCCTGACAGatattgttaatatatttatctattgCCACTTCTCTGGATTATGAATTTCCTGGagttctttacttatttttaatgaattaaaaaatactaagatgactcatttttctgtgtgtgcatttTGTTTTAAGTGAAAGTGTGTGTCCTGTTTTTACTAACTTGTGTCTACATCCCCTCCTATCTCACTTTTCTATCAGATTTCAGGCACTATCTATATCCCCAATTTTTCCTGCTGATCTTAGATATACAGTTAAGTCGACTTATTCATTCTACTTTCAGCTCTGTTTTATCAATCCTCATAGTCTGTGCTGGTGCCAATATAACATCCTATGGGATCCAGACAACCATATTAGTGGGTTATTTGAACAAGGACAGGTGTGTTTaattcttttcagtttccttcCAGATCATGCCCTGAAAATGGTGGGGATTCATGTATTAGACAATATTTCTTGGGATTAATTTGCATTGGCAACAGAGTcccctctttattattatttttttaattattatatttttattttttaaacaggcaattagataaagaaggtatggtccatatttacaatggaatattacacctccatcagaaaggatgaatacccaacttttaaaaaaatttttttcagtgatccaaaattcattatttatgcaccacacccagtgctccatgcaacatgtgccctccttaatactcaccaccaggctcactcaacccacctcccctccaaaaccctcagtttgtttctcagtgtccatagtctctcatggtttgtctccacttccggtttcccccaactcacttctcctctccatctcccaatgtcctctgtgttattccttatgttccacaagtaagtgaaaccatatggtaattgactctctctgcttgacttatttcattcagcataatctcctccagtcctgtccacattgatacaaaagttgggaactcatcctttctgagggaggcataatactccatcagaatatatgtatatatatgtatatatatatggaccatattgtattatggaccatatcttctttatctatttgtctgttgaaaggcatctttgttctttccaccatttggtgactatggccgttgctgctatgaacattggtgtacagatggcccttcttttcactacatctgtatctttggggtaaatactcagtagtgtaattgcagggtgatagggaagctctatttttactttcttaggaatctccacactgttttccaaagtggctgcaccaacttgcattcccaccaacagtgtaagagggttcccttttctccacatcctctccaacatacgttgtttcctgtcttgttaattttggccattctaacttgtgtaaggtggtatctcaatgtggttttgatttgaatctccctgatggctagtgatgatgaacattttttcagatgtctgatagccatttgtatgtctttggagaagtgtctgttcatgtcttctgcccatttattgacgtGGTTATCAGTTTgtaatacccaatttttgtatcaacatggacaggcctggagaagattatgctgagtgaaataagtcaagcagagagagtcaattttatcatatggtttcacttacttgtggaatgtgagaaataacacagaggacattgggagaaggagatgagaagggtgctgggggaaattggaggaggagataaaccatgagagactgtggattctgagaaacaaactgagggttttggaggggaggtgggtggggggttgggtgagcctggtcgtgggcattaaagagggcacatattgcatggagcattgggtgtgatgcataaaaaatgaatcttggaacactggaaaaataaaataaagtttaacaGAGTCCCCTTTTGGATACTGAGAGCCTCACATATAAGAGCCATTTGAGAATGTCTTCTAACATAGCTGATCTATGATGTACCTAGCCATTCTTGGAAAATTTACAAACTAATTTATCATTCCTATAGCATTGTCTTTAACCAAAATAATAGCTTTTATccactctcttttctcttttccacagcTCCAAAGACTGATCCTAACCAAACACTGTCCTAGTCACCCATCATTCCATTGTTCCTAGCtcattattttcagattatacccattgatatatatatatatattttttcacttaatgtttaatgtttattaataCTTCAACCCTTTTGAGCTGGCAGTGGGTAAGATATAACCAGGCAACAGAATTTAACAGCAAGCAAATttaggaacacacacacatacacacacagtataaGCATCAGTTAGCTATTGTGGCAATAATGCTGTGTAACAAGaaactaaaacattttcaaaaaatttcaagACATTGAATGATTTATTCACTTCCATGGGAGATAACAAAAGGACCTTCCTTAGCTAGGGGCTGGAGTGTGTCTGTTAATTTCAGCTGGGCTCTGTTACATGTCTCTGGTTCTCCTTATGTGGGTCACAACAGCTAAAGAAGCATTCTTTCATACTCCAGTTCTTTGAGTCTTTTGTATATGTTTCTCATTCACCTTGGATCAGCATATTATCCAGAAATATCCTTCCAGTAGCAATGACAGAATCCCAAGAATGCCTCTTAGTTCATCTTCTTGTCTTTAGCCATTGAATCAACAAGGTGTAGCTTGGTAAGAATCTTGACTCAGTTTCTGCAGGTATGTTGTGAGTTACGTAACAGTGTGGGCCACCTATGGAAGCCGTGTTAGCTGGTGTGGCACATATGCATACCTGAAAGGTCTGGGTGACAAACTGGAGGCCCTTAGGGATCTCCAgactgatgcctttttttttttaaactgatattacatattttattggtTAGATATAACATTATGTTATTTGCCAAGCTCCTATTCAATTTTTCTTTCGTTTTGTCCAAAActtccatgaaaagaaaatatttccaataaaaaATTGCACTAATTATTAACAGTAAAATTTCTATTCATCTACTCATCATAGGTACTGCTTTAAGAAATTTACATAACTCCACAAAGAATGTACTTATTTTCTATTCCATGAATAGAAACACTGGtgggttgtttttaaattagtgttagaataattttttttttaattttacattttattttattttttttttaataatttatattttttattttttataaacatatatttttatccccaggggtacaggtctgtgaatcaccaggtttacacacttcacagcactcacccaagcacataccctccccaatgtccataatcccaccaccttctcccaaaccccctccccacagcaaccctcagtttgttttgtgagattaagagtcacttttgttttgtctccctcccaatcccatcttctttcatttattcttctcgtacccacttaagcccccatgttgcatcaccacttcctcatatcagggagatcatatgatagttgtctttctctgcttgacttatttcgctaagcatgatatgctctagttccatccatgttgtcgcaaatggcaagatttcatttcttttgatggctgcatagtattccattgtgtatatataccacatcttcttgatccattcatctgttgatggacatctaggttctttccatagtttggctattgtggacattgctgctataaacattcgggtacacgtgcccctttggatcactacgtttgtatctttagggtaaatacccaatagtgcaattgctgggtcatagggcagttctattttcaacattttgaggaacctccatgctgttttccagagaggttgcaccagcttgcattcccaccaacagtgtaggagggttcccctttctctgcatccttgccagcatctgtcagtggtgattttagccattctgactggtgtgaggtgatatcgcattgtggttttgatttgtatttccctgatgccgagtgatatggagcactttttcatgtgtctgttggccatctggatgtcttctttgcagaaatgtttgttcatgtcctctgcccatttcttgatgggattatttgttctttgggtgttgagcttgctaagttctttatagattctggacactagtcctttatctgatatgtcatttgcaaatatcttctcccattctgtcagttgtcttttgattttgttaactgtttcctttgctgtgcaaaagcttttgatcttgatgaagtcccagtagttcatttttgcccttgcttcccttgcctttggcgttgttcctaggaagatgttgctgcggctgaggtcgaagaggttgctgcctgtgttctcctcaaggattttgatggattccttttgcacatttaggtccttcatccattttgagtctatttttgtgtgtggtgtaaggaaatggtccaatttcatttttctgcatgtggctgtccaattttcccagcaccacttattgaagaggctgtcttttttccattggacattctttcctgctttgtcgaggattagttgaccatagagttaagggtctatttctgggctctctattctgttccattgatctatgtgtctgtttttgtgccagtaccatgctgtcttgatgatgacagctttgtaatagagcttgaagtccggaattgtgatgccaccaacgttggctttctttttcaatatccctttggctattcgaggtcttttctggttccatataaattttagaattatttgttccatttctttgaaaaagatggatggtactttgataggaattgcattaaatgtgtagattgctttaggtagcatagacattttcacaatatttattcttccaatccaggagcatggaacatttttccatttctttgtgtctccctcaatttctttcatgatacaaacgtagtgatccaaaggggcacgtgtacccgaatgtttatagcagcaatgtccacaagagccaaactatggaaagaacctagatatccatcaacagatgaatggatcaagaagatgtgttatatatacacaatggaatactatgcaaccatcaaaagaaatgaaatcttgccatttgcgacaacatggatggaattagagcatatcatgcttagcgaaataagtcaagtgaagaaagacaactatcatatgatctccctgatatgaggaagtggtgatgcaacatgggggcttaaatgggtacgagaagaataaatgaaacaagatgggattgggagggagacaaaccataagtgactcttaatctcacaaaacaaactgagggttgctggggggaggaggtttgggagaagggggtgggattatggacattggggagggtatgtgctttggtgaatgctgtgaagtgtaaacctggtgattcacagacctgtacccctggggataaaaatatatgtttataaaaaataaaaaattattaaaaaaagaagaaggcactaaaatctcaccaatagggatgcctgggtggctcagttggttaagcagctgcctttggctcaggtcatgatcccagcgtcctgggatcgagtcccacatcgggctccttgctccgcagggagcctgtttctccctctgactctgccttccactctgtctgcctgtgctcgctctcgcttgccctctctctgacaaataaataaaatcttaaaaaaaaaaaatctcaccaatatatttgatgactgtgactatatataaatttgtattttctagattttttatagtaatggaatcacacagtatatactattcattgcctggcttttctttgagaaaagcatcattactttgagaatctccaattgtaaatagttcattttgatgttgaatagtaatctccttaatgaatagatcataatttgtctttgctctattgatggacattgatgaacatttccactgttttcaattcttaaaaataaagctgctatgaaattaaaaaaaaattaaaaataaacctcaaagTAATCAAATATGTATAAACAAGCCATATTTCCCCAGTCCTCTATACTGCTTAAAGTGATAGGAATGTCCTAATACTATGTCACAGATGAATTCACATGGTTGTGGACAACCTGCTAGGAGTCATGAGTATCACCTAGGTGAAGGAGATTATTGTAAATTCATGGGTCTTGAGTCAGTAGCTAATTTTTACCTTAATTTTACAGATcactaaaaagacaaaagatgacaGCACATCCAAATGGCACCATCTCCACTGAGGCTTCAAACTTCCTCCTGAATTGTTTTGTCAAGTCCCCCAGCTGGAAGTTCTGGTTGTCCCTGCCCCTCAGCCTCCTATTTCTTCTGGCCATGGGAGCCAATGGTGTTCTCCTGGTCACCATCCGGCTGGAGGTCTCTCTGCATGAGCCCATGTACTACCTACTCAGCATCCTCTCTCTGCTGGATATTGTGCTCTGCCTCACTGTCATCCCCAAGGTCCTGGCCATATTCTGGTTTGACCTCAAGTCCATCAGCTTCTATGCCTGCttccttcagatgtatatcatgAATTGCTTTCTTGCCATGGAGTCCTGCACATTCATGgtcatggcctatgaccgctacgTGGCCATCTGCCACCCATTGAGGTACCCATCCATTATCACTGACCAATTTGTAGCTAaggcttctatttttattttggccaGGAATGCATTTCTTACTATGTTcattcccattctctctgcccgGCTCCATTATTGTGGAAAACATATAATTGAAAACTGTATCTGTGCCAACCTCTCTGTGTCCAAGCTCTCCTGTGATAACATTGTCCTTAACAAAATATACCAGTTAATTGTGGCCTGGACTCTTCTGGGCTCTGACCTCATCCTCATCTTCCTCTCCTATACTTTAATTCTAAGAGCTGTTCTTAGACTCAAGGCAAAAGGGGCAGCTGCCAAAGCTCTGAGCACATGTGGCTCCCACTTCATTCTCATCCTTTTCTTCAGCACCAtccttctggtttttgtttttacccatattgccaagaaaaaaatttcccctgATATCCCCATCTTACTTAATGTCCTACACCATGTAATTCCTGCAGCTCTCAACCCCATTGTCTATGGGGTACGAACCCAGGAGATTAAAGAGGGGATTGGGAAAATCCTGAGAAGAGTGGGAAAGAGCAGCAACTAATTGTGTTCTAGCTCGACTTTTCTCAACCATGAATGCTCTAATTCCATTTGAAAGGCAGGAACTTGGAGAAAAAATTACAGTCCTAATCCTCTCTCTAGACATGCCTGAAGATCTGACCTGCATGGTTTGCCTCTTACCTATCACATATCACATATGTGATATATCATATCACATCTTTCACCTTCCATCATTTTCAGGAAGTGACTAAGGATATAGATGTAAAAGTCTCATAATACCCAGACCAGGGGCTATGAATTTTCATGAGCCAAGCATCATACTTCACTGTCTTCTCCTGATTAAATTCCTTTTAGAGTCCGTGTGATGGAAAATGCATACTCACTTAAACATGTGTGGCTGATGGGAAGTACCAGAACTTAAAGGAAGTGAATTGACTtcggaaaattaaaataagattgaAAAGCAACTGTTAAAAAGTGGTGAGAATAATCATTATGCTTTAACCTTTCCCTCAGGCACTCAAACATATTTAATGAAAGTTATCTTACATCTATCACAGAACTGGAAAATGGAACTCAAACATACATAAATCTTGATCTAAAGACCTACTCTAAAGGcctagggaaaaaaacaaaaacatgtaaaatcACTGTAATAAGAATTAGattaaaacacataaataagcccagaggagagagggaTTCATTTCTGTAGGCTGGGACTCCTTTATATATCTGATCTCCTCCTTCAGTCCCTCAGTCAGAACTGCCTCCCTAACAGCTTCTCAAAAACATGAACCACATTCTTGTCTCTGGGACTTTTGGCTTGTTGTTCCTCTGGACACATAACTCCTTTCCTCAGGTCCATTGGGTCTCCCTGaccacaggaaaagaaagaaagaaaaaaagaaagaaagaagaaagaacaaaagaaagaatattctttcCAACAATATTCCCTCAAAGCACAGATGATGTCCTAACACCTCTGCTTTCCTGTTTTGTATAGCATTAATCACTATCTACTGATGGTacattttgctcatttatttgtttagtcAGCCCTAATTTACTAAAATTTAAGCAGTAGAAGGGTAAGAACTTTTACCTGATATGTTCACTGTTGTATTTACAGTGCCCAGACAGGGCTAGGTATATAGTAGGAACcataaatgtttgtgaaattaATGACTGAATATACattgaataaatgattgaatgcATGCTTGTTCATAGGAATAT of Mustela nigripes isolate SB6536 chromosome 1, MUSNIG.SB6536, whole genome shotgun sequence contains these proteins:
- the LOC132011224 gene encoding olfactory receptor 56A4-like codes for the protein MSRTLYMASPSNYSTAPVSEFLLICFPNYQSWQHWLSLPLSLLFLLAMGANVTLLITIWLEASLHEPMYYLLSLLSLLDIMLCLTVIPKVLAIFWFDSKSISFSACFLQMFIMNSFLTMESCTFMVMAYDRYVAICHPLRYPTIITDQFVIKATIFVVARNGLLTMPIPILSSQLRYCAENIIKNCICTNLSVSKLSCDDITFNRLYQFVAGWTLLGSDLILIVLSYSFILKAVLRIKAEGAMAKALGTCGSHFILILFFSTVLLVLVITNVARKKIPPDVPILLNILHHLIPPALNPIVYGVRTKEIKQGIQKLLRRL
- the LOC132013045 gene encoding olfactory receptor 56A3-like — its product is MTAHPNGTISTEASNFLLNCFVKSPSWKFWLSLPLSLLFLLAMGANGVLLVTIRLEVSLHEPMYYLLSILSLLDIVLCLTVIPKVLAIFWFDLKSISFYACFLQMYIMNCFLAMESCTFMVMAYDRYVAICHPLRYPSIITDQFVAKASIFILARNAFLTMFIPILSARLHYCGKHIIENCICANLSVSKLSCDNIVLNKIYQLIVAWTLLGSDLILIFLSYTLILRAVLRLKAKGAAAKALSTCGSHFILILFFSTILLVFVFTHIAKKKISPDIPILLNVLHHVIPAALNPIVYGVRTQEIKEGIGKILRRVGKSSN